The following are encoded together in the Oreochromis niloticus isolate F11D_XX linkage group LG12, O_niloticus_UMD_NMBU, whole genome shotgun sequence genome:
- the rsph14 gene encoding radial spoke head 14 homolog isoform X1 encodes MAGALTDPTRAPVAFGRRAVPQLFGELQRAGAAARLRALTSLCDLVHEPERLYQAVTGGFLKQLKVLFRDEDPSVRAKTCELLHLLTSHSIGRQAVLASSLLPPLCQLLDDSSFSCRRNVHRVLNRLALLPAGAEALLSLVPKLMLKLTKEEDEEVQLLLLSTLTHCSRLDALPGLASDGVSLLGRKLSHRSSNIRREAAAAMMALSVPMDGKRQVCEDAEVLPVLIGLLRDKDVEVQANAAGVIMSTVIITTEVSVTAGKQRCLDLDVLPVLLGLLSEKHGDDDKEEMKKRRKALIMYVLRALTSLAEAPNGRRLLLEQLPLVEKKAEAAEEDQDIRRATQTAIQVITWTP; translated from the exons ATGGCCGGGGCGCTCACGGACCCGACCCGGGCTCCGGTGGCCTTCGGGCGGCGGGCCGTGCCGCAGCTGTTCGGGGAGCTGCAGCGGGCCGGGGCTGCGGCGAGGCTCCGGGCTCTGACGTCACTCTGCGACCTGGTGCACGAGCCGGAGCGACTGTACCAGGCTGTTACCGGAG GTTTTCTGAAGCAGCTGAAGGTTTTGTTCAGGGATGAAGATCCATCAGTCAGAGCAAAAACCTGTGAGCTTCTTCACCTGCTGACCTCACACAGCATCGGCAG GCAGGCCGTCCTCGCCTCCTCCctgctccctcctctctgtcagcTGTTGGACGACTCCTCGTTCTCCTGCAGGAGGAACGTCCACCGAGTGCTGAACCGCCTCGCTCTGCTGCCTGCAG GAGCAGAGGCTCTCCTCTCTCTGGTGCCTAAACTGATGCTGAAACTCACaaaggaggaagatgaggaggtGCAGTTGCTGCTCCTCTCCACCCTCACCCACTGCTCCAGGCTGGACGCCCTGCCGGGGTTGGCCTCCGATGGCGTCTCGCTGCTGGGACGCAAACTGTCCCACCGATCCTCGAACATCCGCCGAGAGGCGGCCGCAGCAATGATGGCACTCAG CGTTCCCATGGACGGGAAGCGACAGGTCTGCGAGGATGCCGAGGTCCTTCCTGTCCTCATCGGTCTGCTACGGGACAAAGACGTGGAGGTTCAAGCCAACGCTGCAGGAGTCATCATGAGCACCGTCATCATCACCACCG AAGTATCTGTGACTGCAGGTAAGCAGCGGTGCCTGGACCTGGACGTCCTCCCCGTCCTCCTCGGCCTGCTGTCTGAGAAGCACGGGGATGATGACAAGGAggagatgaagaagaggaggaaggcccTCATCATGTACGTCCTTCGTGCGCTCACCTCATTGGCTGAGGCTCCTAACGGCCGCCGCCTCCTCCTGgagcagctccccctggtggaGAAGAAGGCTGAGGCTGCGGAGGAGGACCAGGACATCCGGCGGGCCACTCAGACCGCCATCCAGGTCATCACCTGGACtccatga
- the rsph14 gene encoding radial spoke head 14 homolog isoform X2 has protein sequence MAGALTDPTRAPVAFGRRAVPQLFGELQRAGAAARLRALTSLCDLVHEPERLYQAVTGGFLKQLKVLFRDEDPSVRAKTCELLHLLTSHSIGRQAVLASSLLPPLCQLLDDSSFSCRRNVHRVLNRLALLPAGAEALLSLVPKLMLKLTKEEDEEVQLLLLSTLTHCSRLDALPGLASDGVSLLGRKLSHRSSNIRREAAAAMMALSVPMDGKRQVCEDAEVLPVLIGLLRDKDVEVQANAAGVIMSTVIITTGKQRCLDLDVLPVLLGLLSEKHGDDDKEEMKKRRKALIMYVLRALTSLAEAPNGRRLLLEQLPLVEKKAEAAEEDQDIRRATQTAIQVITWTP, from the exons ATGGCCGGGGCGCTCACGGACCCGACCCGGGCTCCGGTGGCCTTCGGGCGGCGGGCCGTGCCGCAGCTGTTCGGGGAGCTGCAGCGGGCCGGGGCTGCGGCGAGGCTCCGGGCTCTGACGTCACTCTGCGACCTGGTGCACGAGCCGGAGCGACTGTACCAGGCTGTTACCGGAG GTTTTCTGAAGCAGCTGAAGGTTTTGTTCAGGGATGAAGATCCATCAGTCAGAGCAAAAACCTGTGAGCTTCTTCACCTGCTGACCTCACACAGCATCGGCAG GCAGGCCGTCCTCGCCTCCTCCctgctccctcctctctgtcagcTGTTGGACGACTCCTCGTTCTCCTGCAGGAGGAACGTCCACCGAGTGCTGAACCGCCTCGCTCTGCTGCCTGCAG GAGCAGAGGCTCTCCTCTCTCTGGTGCCTAAACTGATGCTGAAACTCACaaaggaggaagatgaggaggtGCAGTTGCTGCTCCTCTCCACCCTCACCCACTGCTCCAGGCTGGACGCCCTGCCGGGGTTGGCCTCCGATGGCGTCTCGCTGCTGGGACGCAAACTGTCCCACCGATCCTCGAACATCCGCCGAGAGGCGGCCGCAGCAATGATGGCACTCAG CGTTCCCATGGACGGGAAGCGACAGGTCTGCGAGGATGCCGAGGTCCTTCCTGTCCTCATCGGTCTGCTACGGGACAAAGACGTGGAGGTTCAAGCCAACGCTGCAGGAGTCATCATGAGCACCGTCATCATCACCACCG GTAAGCAGCGGTGCCTGGACCTGGACGTCCTCCCCGTCCTCCTCGGCCTGCTGTCTGAGAAGCACGGGGATGATGACAAGGAggagatgaagaagaggaggaaggcccTCATCATGTACGTCCTTCGTGCGCTCACCTCATTGGCTGAGGCTCCTAACGGCCGCCGCCTCCTCCTGgagcagctccccctggtggaGAAGAAGGCTGAGGCTGCGGAGGAGGACCAGGACATCCGGCGGGCCACTCAGACCGCCATCCAGGTCATCACCTGGACtccatga
- the srp19 gene encoding signal recognition particle 19 kDa protein — MAHLTQNPADKERFVCLYPVYINSKKTLAEGRRISVEKAVENPSCTEIRDVLAAAGMNVYMENKIHPREWNRDGQFKGRVRVQIKQADGSPCQDKFSSRKDVMIYVAEMIPKLKTRTQKSGGGDTSSQQGEGGKKSKKKKK; from the exons ATGGCTCATCTCACCCAGAACCCCGCGGATAAAGAGCG GTTCGTCTGCCTCTATCCCGTCTACATCAACAGTAAGAAGACGCTGGCTGAAGGACGAAGGATCTCCGTGGAGAAG GCGGTGGAGAATCCGTCCTGCACTGAGATCAGAGACGTGCTGGCGGCTGCAGGGATGAACGTCTACATGGAG AACAAAATCCACCCCCGGGAGTGGAACAGGGACGGCCAGTTCAAAGGTCGGGTCAGAGTTCAGATTAAGCAGGCGGACGGCAGCCCGTGTCAGGACAAGTTCAGCTCAC GTAAAGACGTGATGATCTACGTCGCAGAGATGATCCCCAAACTCAAGACTCGCACCCAGAAGAGCGGAGGAGGCGACACCAGCTCTCagcagggagagggagggaagaagagcaagaagaagaagaaatag